The Thiorhodovibrio litoralis genome includes a window with the following:
- the accC gene encoding acetyl-CoA carboxylase biotin carboxylase subunit, producing MIEKVLIANRGEIALRIQRACRELGIKTVAVHSDADRDLKHVLLADESVCIGPAPSRDSYLHIPSIISAAEVTDTVAIHPGYGFLSENADFAERVERSGFVFIGPKPETIRLMGDKVSAIKAMKAAGVPCVPGSDGPLDDDPNHLMRLAHEIGYPVIIKAAGGGGGRGMRVVHSDAALLNAISLTKAEAGAAFGNDVVYMEKYLENPRHVEFQVLADCQGNAIHLGERDCSMQRRHQKVVEEAPAPGITPEQRQRIGDRCAEACTRIGYRGLGTFEFLFQDGEFYFIEMNTRVQVEHPVTEMVTGIDIVKAQILAASGEPLPFRQGDIEMRGHAIECRINAEHPETFMPSPGRIEDFHAPGGPGIRMDTHIYSGYVVPPYYDSMIGKLIAHGENRDSAIARMKNALRETVIEGIQTNIPLHRDIMKDAAFQAGGANIHYLEKKLGL from the coding sequence ATGATCGAGAAGGTCCTTATCGCCAACCGCGGCGAAATCGCGCTCCGCATTCAGCGCGCCTGCCGCGAGCTTGGCATCAAAACCGTGGCAGTGCATTCCGATGCCGACCGCGACCTCAAACATGTGCTGCTCGCGGATGAATCCGTCTGCATCGGGCCAGCCCCGTCGCGCGACAGCTACCTGCATATTCCGTCCATCATCAGCGCGGCCGAGGTCACGGATACCGTCGCCATCCACCCCGGCTATGGCTTTCTGTCCGAGAATGCCGATTTCGCCGAGCGCGTGGAGCGCAGTGGCTTCGTTTTCATCGGCCCCAAGCCCGAGACCATCCGCCTGATGGGCGACAAGGTCTCGGCGATCAAGGCGATGAAAGCCGCCGGCGTGCCCTGCGTGCCAGGGTCCGACGGTCCGCTGGACGATGACCCCAACCACCTGATGCGGCTAGCGCACGAGATCGGCTACCCGGTCATCATCAAAGCAGCTGGTGGCGGTGGCGGTCGCGGTATGCGCGTGGTGCACTCGGACGCGGCTCTGCTCAATGCCATTTCCCTGACCAAGGCCGAGGCCGGCGCCGCCTTCGGCAATGACGTGGTTTACATGGAAAAGTACCTAGAGAACCCGCGCCACGTGGAGTTCCAGGTGCTGGCCGACTGCCAGGGCAACGCCATTCATCTGGGCGAGCGCGACTGTTCCATGCAGCGTCGGCATCAAAAAGTGGTAGAGGAGGCCCCGGCCCCCGGCATCACGCCCGAGCAGCGCCAGCGGATTGGTGATCGCTGCGCCGAGGCTTGCACCCGCATCGGTTATCGCGGCCTGGGTACTTTTGAGTTCCTTTTCCAGGATGGCGAGTTCTACTTCATCGAAATGAACACCCGGGTGCAGGTCGAGCATCCGGTCACCGAGATGGTCACCGGCATCGATATCGTCAAGGCGCAGATTCTCGCCGCCTCCGGCGAACCACTGCCCTTTCGCCAGGGCGACATTGAGATGCGTGGCCACGCGATTGAATGCCGCATCAATGCCGAGCACCCGGAGACCTTCATGCCAAGCCCTGGGCGCATTGAGGACTTTCACGCCCCCGGCGGACCCGGCATTCGCATGGACACACACATTTACTCGGGTTACGTGGTACCGCCCTACTACGACTCCATGATCGGCAAGCTGATTGCCCATGGGGAGAATCGCGACAGCGCCATCGCGCGCATGAAAAACGCCCTGCGCGAGACCGTCATCGAGGGGATACAGACCAATATCCCGCTGCATCGCGACATCATGAAAGACGCAGCCTTCCAGGCCGGCGGCGCCAACATCCATTACCTCGAGAAGAAGCTCGGCCTGTGA
- the accB gene encoding acetyl-CoA carboxylase biotin carboxyl carrier protein, with protein sequence MDIRKVKKLIELLEESNVAEIEIHEGEESVRISRHGAASPSYFMPAGAPQQAPPASLASGPSATPEPASAAASEPEEGTIVRSPMVGTFYRSPSPGTKPFVEEGVEVKLGDTLCIIEAMKILNQIEADIAGRVKRILVENGQPVEYNQPLFIIT encoded by the coding sequence ATGGACATCCGAAAGGTCAAAAAGCTTATCGAGTTACTCGAAGAGTCGAACGTCGCCGAGATCGAGATTCACGAGGGCGAGGAATCGGTGCGCATCAGCCGCCATGGCGCTGCCTCGCCAAGCTACTTCATGCCGGCAGGCGCGCCCCAGCAAGCACCGCCAGCGAGTCTGGCTTCTGGCCCATCCGCCACGCCAGAACCCGCGAGCGCCGCCGCCAGCGAGCCCGAGGAAGGCACCATCGTGCGTTCGCCCATGGTCGGCACCTTCTATCGCTCGCCGTCGCCTGGAACCAAGCCTTTTGTCGAGGAAGGTGTCGAGGTCAAGCTTGGCGATACGCTGTGCATCATCGAGGCGATGAAAATCCTCAACCAAATCGAGGCGGATATCGCCGGCCGCGTCAAGCGCATCCTGGTCGAAAATGGCCAGCCCGTGGAATACAACCAGCCACTCTTTATCATCACATGA
- the aroQ gene encoding type II 3-dehydroquinate dehydratase: MSAILCLNGPNLNLLGRREPGTYGQVSLAQIEDRLRACAEQAGLELRFVQSNAEHVLIDEIQRAPEAGVDFMIFNPAAFTHTSIALRDAILAVKLPFIEVHLSNIHARESFRAQSYFSDIAEGVISGLGADGYELALTAAQRRLQ, encoded by the coding sequence ATGTCGGCCATCCTGTGCCTGAACGGTCCCAATCTGAACTTGCTCGGCCGGCGCGAGCCTGGCACCTATGGCCAGGTCAGCCTTGCCCAGATTGAGGATCGCCTGCGCGCGTGCGCCGAGCAAGCCGGGTTGGAGCTGCGCTTTGTGCAGAGCAATGCCGAGCATGTGCTGATCGACGAGATCCAGCGTGCGCCAGAGGCGGGGGTGGACTTCATGATTTTCAATCCTGCGGCCTTTACCCACACCAGCATCGCGCTGCGCGATGCCATTCTGGCCGTAAAACTGCCCTTCATTGAGGTGCATTTGTCGAACATCCACGCGCGCGAGTCGTTTCGGGCGCAGTCTTATTTTTCTGACATTGCCGAGGGCGTGATCAGCGGGCTGGGCGCCGATGGCTATGAACTGGCGCTCACCGCAGCCCAACGCCGCCTGCAGTGA
- a CDS encoding TlpA family protein disulfide reductase, whose protein sequence is MSVLKVLFVTLLAGSLSISVALFGQRWMDAHPDLALAAERDSFHGMVLPDLRLRDITGEEVGSHNWAGKMLIMHFWASWCAPCLTQIGPLERLQAQHPLSALAVVGITIDTPEDVSAFLASRSVNYQVLLGGLPEIELATRFGNRTRSLPYTVLFDRHGRVVFSHAGPLTEDALKAQVDALLPPQPSPPATDSSDTPTDAMPRLSDAR, encoded by the coding sequence ATGAGCGTGTTGAAAGTCCTCTTTGTCACCCTGCTGGCCGGCAGCCTGAGCATCAGCGTGGCACTCTTCGGCCAGCGCTGGATGGATGCACACCCCGACCTGGCATTGGCGGCCGAGAGAGACAGTTTCCATGGAATGGTTTTGCCGGATTTGCGCCTGAGAGATATCACCGGCGAGGAAGTCGGCAGCCACAACTGGGCTGGCAAGATGCTGATCATGCACTTCTGGGCCAGCTGGTGCGCCCCCTGTCTGACGCAGATCGGGCCGCTTGAGCGTCTTCAGGCGCAACACCCCCTGAGCGCGCTTGCGGTGGTGGGCATCACCATCGACACCCCCGAGGACGTCAGTGCCTTCCTCGCCTCCCGCTCGGTGAACTATCAGGTTCTGTTGGGCGGCTTGCCCGAGATTGAGCTGGCAACGCGCTTTGGCAATCGCACCCGCTCGCTGCCCTATACGGTGCTGTTCGACCGCCATGGTCGGGTGGTATTCAGTCATGCGGGGCCGCTTACAGAAGATGCGCTAAAGGCCCAGGTCGACGCGCTGCTGCCGCCCCAGCCGTCCCCACCAGCCACGGACAGCAGCGACACCCCGACAGATGCCATGCCTCGCCTCAGCGATGCGCGCTGA
- the dsbD gene encoding protein-disulfide reductase DsbD has product MLGLLTGALLAPVGQEALAATDFLPVEEAFQPSAEALSADQLAVRWQIAPGYYLYQSKFRLRSDTAGITLGKPELPPGEVRQDQFFGEVNIYRDQVEIKIPIERGDTQAQNLTLLARFQGCADAGFCYPPEEVALDVALPAASQGAETGPAQAEAQASDPISALREGSGAKRSFGLEDDILPAEEAFVFEAEIKTPNQLELRWNIAPETYLYRDEISVELAPESAAGVQLGAFELPAAEIKADTVRPDGSIGDVAIYHGLLSAELPLLRTSGEATEIALTARFQGCAERGICYPPVTETITLALPATDELADAQALASAEVDQAKAAATEGGAPSEERVSEQDQIAAKLASVGIFGAVALFFGLGLLLAFTPCVFPMIPILSGIIAGQGKGITTRQAFMLSLAYVLAMALTYAVVGVFAGLFGANLQAAFQTPWVLVLFAGVFVALALSMFGFYDLQLPSALQTRLTELSNKQEGGTLIGAAIMGSLSALIVGPCVAPPLMGALIFIGQTGDAVLGFFALLGLGLGMGAPLLLIGTSAGKLLPRAGMWMDAVKAVFGALLLAVAVLLLERILPAAISLLLWGLLLIGSAVYLGALEPLQEGASGWRKLWKGLGVALLIYGTLMLVGTAAGGRDTLQPLRGLVAAGGGGEAAAHADFKRIKTVADLERELAAAAQQGKPVMLDFYADWCVSCKEMERYTFPEPEVQAAMDNFVLLQSDVTANDAEDKALMQERFGIHGPPAMLFFDTASTELRGYRLVGFVPPDEFAAHLREIAP; this is encoded by the coding sequence ATGCTCGGATTGCTAACCGGGGCTCTGCTCGCCCCCGTTGGTCAAGAGGCTCTGGCAGCGACGGACTTCCTGCCGGTCGAGGAAGCCTTCCAACCGTCCGCCGAAGCCCTGAGCGCCGATCAGTTGGCCGTGCGCTGGCAGATCGCACCCGGTTATTACCTGTATCAGAGCAAATTCCGCCTGCGCAGCGACACTGCGGGAATCACTCTCGGGAAACCGGAACTGCCGCCGGGGGAGGTCAGACAGGATCAGTTCTTCGGCGAGGTGAACATTTATCGCGACCAGGTGGAGATCAAGATCCCGATCGAACGGGGCGACACTCAGGCACAAAACCTGACCCTGCTCGCGCGCTTTCAAGGCTGCGCCGACGCAGGCTTCTGCTATCCGCCGGAAGAGGTCGCGCTCGATGTGGCGCTGCCCGCCGCGTCTCAGGGTGCCGAGACGGGGCCTGCTCAGGCTGAGGCTCAGGCTTCCGACCCCATCTCCGCGCTGCGCGAAGGCAGCGGCGCGAAACGCAGCTTCGGGCTTGAGGACGACATTTTGCCGGCGGAAGAAGCCTTCGTCTTCGAGGCCGAGATCAAGACGCCCAATCAACTCGAGCTGCGCTGGAACATCGCACCCGAGACCTATCTCTATCGCGATGAGATTTCGGTCGAGCTCGCCCCGGAAAGCGCCGCCGGCGTCCAACTCGGCGCCTTCGAGCTGCCCGCTGCCGAGATCAAGGCCGATACTGTCCGCCCGGACGGCAGCATCGGCGATGTCGCCATCTACCATGGCCTGCTGAGCGCCGAGCTGCCGCTGTTGCGCACCTCGGGTGAGGCGACGGAGATCGCGCTGACCGCTCGCTTCCAGGGCTGCGCCGAGCGCGGGATTTGCTATCCGCCGGTAACCGAGACCATCACCCTGGCGCTGCCCGCCACCGATGAACTGGCCGATGCGCAAGCGCTCGCGAGCGCTGAGGTTGATCAAGCCAAGGCGGCTGCCACCGAAGGCGGCGCGCCGAGTGAAGAGCGGGTCTCGGAGCAGGATCAGATCGCCGCGAAACTGGCCAGTGTCGGCATCTTCGGTGCCGTAGCACTGTTCTTCGGCCTCGGGCTGCTGCTGGCCTTCACGCCCTGCGTCTTCCCGATGATTCCAATCCTCTCCGGCATCATCGCCGGTCAGGGCAAAGGGATCACCACCCGACAGGCCTTCATGCTGTCACTGGCCTATGTGCTGGCCATGGCGCTGACCTATGCCGTTGTCGGCGTCTTTGCCGGACTCTTCGGCGCCAACCTGCAGGCGGCCTTCCAGACGCCCTGGGTGCTGGTGCTCTTCGCCGGGGTTTTCGTCGCCCTGGCGCTATCAATGTTCGGCTTCTACGACCTGCAGCTGCCAAGCGCCTTGCAAACCCGGCTGACCGAGCTCAGCAATAAGCAGGAAGGCGGCACCCTGATCGGCGCAGCCATCATGGGCTCTCTGTCGGCGCTAATTGTCGGCCCCTGTGTCGCACCGCCGCTGATGGGCGCGCTGATTTTTATTGGCCAGACCGGCGATGCGGTGCTCGGTTTCTTCGCCCTACTCGGGCTCGGGCTCGGCATGGGCGCGCCGCTGCTGCTGATCGGCACCTCGGCGGGCAAGCTGCTGCCGCGCGCCGGCATGTGGATGGACGCGGTCAAGGCGGTCTTCGGCGCACTGCTGCTGGCCGTAGCCGTGCTACTGCTCGAGCGCATCCTGCCGGCGGCTATTTCGCTGCTATTGTGGGGCCTCCTGCTGATCGGCTCGGCGGTCTATCTCGGAGCACTCGAGCCACTCCAGGAAGGCGCCAGCGGCTGGCGTAAACTATGGAAGGGTCTAGGCGTTGCCCTGCTGATCTATGGCACCCTGATGCTGGTCGGCACCGCTGCGGGTGGGCGCGATACCCTGCAGCCGCTGCGCGGGCTGGTTGCTGCCGGCGGTGGCGGTGAGGCGGCCGCTCATGCCGATTTCAAGCGCATCAAGACGGTGGCCGATCTGGAACGCGAGCTGGCCGCAGCGGCACAGCAGGGCAAACCGGTGATGCTGGACTTCTACGCCGACTGGTGTGTGTCCTGCAAGGAAATGGAGCGCTACACCTTCCCCGAGCCTGAGGTGCAGGCCGCAATGGACAATTTCGTCTTGCTGCAGTCAGATGTCACCGCTAACGATGCCGAAGACAAGGCGTTGATGCAGGAGCGCTTCGGCATTCACGGCCCACCGGCCATGCTGTTCTTCGACACCGCCAGCACCGAGCTGCGCGGCTACCGCCTGGTCGGCTTTGTCCCGCCGGATGAGTTCGCCGCACATTTGCGCGAGATCGCGCCCTAG
- the cutA gene encoding divalent-cation tolerance protein CutA: protein MSSPPCIAYCTCPDSDCAERIAGVLVNEGLAACVSLLPNAKSVYRWDGKLCQDTEVLMMIKTTQARLKALEARLLEEHPYDVPELIVVPVIAGSEEYLQWMDSCTANS from the coding sequence ATGTCATCACCACCCTGCATTGCCTATTGCACCTGTCCCGATTCCGACTGCGCCGAACGCATCGCCGGGGTGCTGGTCAATGAAGGACTGGCGGCCTGCGTGTCCCTGCTGCCAAATGCCAAGTCCGTTTATCGCTGGGATGGGAAGCTGTGCCAGGATACCGAGGTGCTGATGATGATCAAGACCACGCAGGCGCGCCTGAAAGCACTCGAGGCCCGTCTCCTTGAGGAGCACCCTTACGATGTCCCCGAGCTGATCGTCGTCCCGGTGATCGCAGGCTCAGAAGAATATTTACAATGGATGGACTCATGTACCGCCAACTCGTGA
- a CDS encoding FxsA family protein, producing MLWFLLLFVGTPLIELYFLIQVGSVIGALPTILLSLFTAALGGYLVREQGLSVLMRVRSMLDRGEMPAFEVMDGAILLLCGFSLLLPGFVTDAVGFLLLIPPLRHWLIRRYVAVLPAAGSVQVRSAREEFIEADYRREDD from the coding sequence ATGCTTTGGTTTTTGTTGCTTTTTGTCGGTACGCCGCTGATCGAGCTTTACTTTTTGATTCAGGTGGGCTCAGTCATCGGCGCGCTGCCGACGATTTTGTTGTCTTTGTTCACTGCCGCGCTTGGCGGCTATCTGGTCCGAGAGCAGGGACTGTCGGTGTTGATGCGGGTGCGGTCGATGCTCGATCGCGGTGAGATGCCGGCGTTCGAGGTGATGGATGGTGCCATTTTGCTGCTGTGTGGCTTCTCGCTGCTGCTGCCGGGCTTTGTCACCGATGCCGTCGGGTTTCTGCTGCTGATCCCGCCTTTGCGCCATTGGCTGATCCGGCGCTATGTCGCCGTGCTGCCTGCTGCTGGCTCGGTGCAGGTGCGCAGCGCGCGCGAGGAATTCATTGAGGCCGACTACCGGCGCGAGGATGACTAA
- a CDS encoding glycosyltransferase, with protein MSRPLEALSVLASFSGTGGVERMLVNLLLALDARGVQVDLLLLRAESPYLQNLPSSIRQTRLTGRHSLLAIPALARHLRRTRPAALLVAKDRAGRSAVLARALAGVNTPILLRLGTHLSTAMAGRSTPERWLRYRLIRWLYRGIDAVVAVSEGVADDVRAISGLPAARAHVVRNPVITPELEGRAAAPCEHPWLNPENNGKTNGDKTNGDNPKGDNKRKPNGTEPLPVILAVGRLQRQKDFPTLIHAFARLRQQRPCRLLILGEGKGREGLEQLIGELGLNDAVGLPGFVANPYPYMARASLLVLSSAWEGSPNVLTEAMALGTPVVATDCPSGPAEILQQGRFGPLVPVGNAEKLATAMASTLDAPLPAETLRAAVSDYHAERSAERYLELLRDLASRSL; from the coding sequence ATGAGCAGACCCTTGGAGGCACTGTCGGTGCTGGCGTCTTTCTCCGGCACCGGCGGGGTCGAGCGCATGCTGGTCAATCTGCTGCTGGCTCTGGATGCGCGCGGGGTGCAAGTCGATCTGCTGCTGCTGCGCGCCGAGTCGCCCTATCTGCAAAACTTGCCATCCAGCATCCGCCAGACCCGGTTGACCGGGCGCCACAGTCTGCTCGCCATCCCTGCACTGGCGCGTCATCTGCGCCGGACGCGCCCCGCCGCTCTGCTAGTGGCCAAAGACCGCGCCGGGCGCAGTGCGGTGCTGGCGCGCGCGCTGGCGGGCGTCAACACCCCCATCCTGCTGCGCCTGGGCACCCATCTGTCGACCGCGATGGCCGGGCGCTCGACGCCGGAGCGCTGGCTCAGATACCGGCTGATCCGCTGGCTCTATCGCGGCATCGATGCAGTGGTGGCCGTCTCGGAGGGTGTCGCCGACGACGTCAGAGCCATTTCTGGCCTGCCTGCCGCTCGCGCTCATGTGGTGCGCAATCCGGTGATCACGCCAGAGCTTGAAGGTCGCGCAGCTGCGCCTTGCGAACATCCCTGGCTTAATCCTGAAAACAACGGGAAAACCAACGGGGATAAGACCAACGGAGATAACCCCAAAGGAGATAACAAGAGAAAACCCAATGGAACGGAACCGCTACCGGTCATCCTGGCCGTCGGCCGGCTCCAGCGGCAAAAGGATTTTCCGACACTGATCCACGCCTTCGCCCGCCTGCGCCAGCAGCGGCCCTGTCGGCTGCTGATTCTCGGCGAGGGCAAGGGCCGTGAGGGATTGGAGCAGCTAATTGGCGAGCTTGGACTGAATGACGCGGTCGGGCTACCGGGCTTTGTCGCCAACCCTTACCCGTACATGGCCCGCGCCAGCCTGCTGGTGCTGTCATCGGCTTGGGAAGGCTCGCCCAATGTGCTGACCGAAGCCATGGCCCTGGGCACGCCGGTGGTTGCAACCGACTGCCCGAGCGGCCCGGCGGAGATTCTGCAGCAAGGACGCTTCGGCCCGCTGGTACCGGTGGGCAATGCCGAAAAACTAGCCACGGCCATGGCCAGCACCCTGGACGCGCCCCTGCCCGCAGAGACCCTGCGCGCAGCTGTCAGCGACTACCATGCCGAGCGCAGCGCCGAGCGCTACCTGGAGTTGCTCAGAGATCTGGCAAGCAGATCGCTTTAG
- a CDS encoding Do family serine endopeptidase, which yields MTTMNQKFQTIRANPRSRQPLAVLLGLSLILITVSISNQLSAAPQPNAPQTDVVMRTTPPAAAPMALPSFADIVEQVVDAVVNINVEQSVALGRSGTSALPRGLPEDSPLSEFFRRFHGEPEFSMPREGEGSGFVIDPSGYVVTNNHVVQNADRIRVTLNNGDEYEATLIGRDPKTDLALVKIAPQKPLTAVQLGSAEGARVGDWVLAVGNPFGLGGSVSAGIISARGRDINSGPYDDYLQIDAPINRGNSGGPLFDASGRVIGVNTAIFSPSGGNIGIGFAIPAETVSSIVAELRAKGHVDRGWLGVQIQPVTDEVASSLGLPDGNGVLVTEVLPDGPAAAAGLRDGDVILRVSGETMADYRDLTRLIANLDAGSQAQIELMRGGQQLTLPVTIGQMPSDGQIAASGPSSSGDQARLGIYLAPLTPETRSEFNLRPDTVGVLVAEVEPNSPAARAGIRAGTVISMVGQQPVNDPGQVVAMIRDAAAQGRPSVLLRVEQDGQQRFVPVPFQG from the coding sequence ATGACTACCATGAACCAGAAATTCCAGACTATCCGTGCAAACCCGCGCTCCAGGCAACCGCTTGCCGTGCTGCTCGGGCTCAGCCTGATTCTTATCACCGTCAGCATCTCCAACCAGCTGAGCGCGGCACCTCAGCCCAACGCCCCGCAGACGGACGTGGTGATGCGGACCACCCCGCCGGCAGCAGCGCCCATGGCGTTGCCGAGCTTCGCCGACATCGTCGAGCAGGTGGTCGATGCCGTGGTGAACATCAATGTCGAGCAGTCGGTCGCTCTTGGGCGTTCCGGCACTTCTGCACTGCCACGGGGGCTGCCGGAAGACTCGCCGCTATCGGAATTTTTCCGCCGCTTCCATGGCGAGCCGGAGTTTTCGATGCCACGCGAGGGCGAAGGTTCCGGTTTTGTTATCGACCCGTCAGGCTATGTCGTCACCAACAACCATGTGGTGCAAAATGCCGATCGCATCCGCGTAACGCTGAACAACGGCGATGAGTATGAAGCCACCCTGATCGGGCGCGACCCCAAGACCGATCTGGCACTGGTCAAAATCGCCCCCCAAAAGCCCCTGACCGCCGTGCAGCTCGGCAGCGCCGAGGGTGCTCGAGTCGGCGACTGGGTGCTGGCGGTCGGCAACCCCTTTGGACTGGGTGGATCGGTCAGCGCCGGCATCATCTCCGCGCGCGGGCGGGACATCAACTCCGGCCCCTACGATGATTATCTCCAGATCGACGCCCCGATCAACCGCGGCAACTCCGGCGGGCCTTTGTTCGATGCTAGCGGTCGCGTCATCGGCGTCAATACCGCCATTTTCTCACCGAGCGGCGGCAATATCGGCATTGGCTTCGCAATCCCGGCCGAGACCGTGTCGAGCATTGTCGCCGAGTTGCGCGCCAAGGGCCATGTCGACCGCGGCTGGCTGGGCGTGCAGATTCAGCCGGTCACCGATGAGGTCGCCTCGAGCCTGGGGCTGCCGGATGGCAATGGCGTGCTGGTGACCGAGGTTCTGCCGGACGGCCCGGCCGCCGCGGCCGGCCTGCGCGATGGCGATGTCATTCTGCGCGTCTCCGGCGAGACCATGGCGGACTATCGCGACCTGACCCGCCTGATCGCTAACCTGGACGCTGGCAGCCAAGCGCAGATTGAGCTCATGCGCGGCGGCCAGCAGCTGACCTTGCCGGTCACCATCGGGCAAATGCCAAGCGACGGCCAAATCGCCGCAAGCGGCCCAAGCAGCAGCGGCGATCAGGCCCGCCTGGGCATCTATCTGGCGCCACTAACACCCGAGACGCGCAGCGAATTCAACCTGCGCCCGGATACCGTGGGCGTGTTGGTGGCCGAGGTCGAGCCGAACAGCCCGGCGGCACGGGCCGGGATTCGCGCCGGCACCGTCATCTCCATGGTCGGCCAGCAGCCGGTCAATGACCCAGGCCAGGTCGTCGCCATGATCCGCGACGCCGCCGCCCAGGGACGCCCCTCGGTGCTGCTGCGCGTTGAGCAGGACGGCCAGCAGCGCTTTGTGCCGGTGCCCTTCCAGGGGTGA
- a CDS encoding L,D-transpeptidase: protein MNKFPAMSALSLRRAASDGEAWDCSWLLINVIRAGLLGALLSGCAQSLPERAEQETPEAASTAPGAAESAGATADPDADEPLPWPPPNGDIPMPQEAAAVGKMFEWHGDGRRVSRIVIDTDTQQARFFDNGELVGWSTVATGVSSHSTPTGEFSVLEKVADKRSNLYGRIYNSEGKLVKRNAKAGRDAVPPGGRFAGARMPHFMRMTFDGVGMHAGPIPRPGSPASHGCIRMPAQVADALFDHVDSGTRVTVIGSTGPDYGNYMARVQSQQKDARARAAASEAEGGPLESLDAEIAALRGEDLPSTSDRSSASETNREEIATEEAATEKPAQERDNNSGATEAESGDARESAPSQAADPVRPPAPVT from the coding sequence ATGAACAAATTTCCTGCCATGTCTGCCTTGAGCTTGCGCCGCGCCGCATCCGATGGCGAGGCGTGGGACTGCAGTTGGCTTCTTATCAATGTGATTCGCGCCGGACTTCTGGGTGCGCTGCTGAGCGGCTGCGCCCAAAGCCTGCCGGAGCGCGCGGAGCAGGAGACCCCCGAGGCGGCATCCACTGCCCCTGGCGCTGCCGAGAGCGCGGGGGCGACCGCTGATCCGGACGCCGATGAGCCGCTGCCCTGGCCGCCACCCAATGGCGATATCCCAATGCCGCAGGAGGCGGCCGCCGTGGGCAAGATGTTCGAATGGCATGGTGATGGCCGGCGCGTGAGCCGCATCGTCATCGATACCGATACCCAGCAGGCGCGCTTCTTCGATAACGGAGAACTGGTCGGCTGGAGCACGGTAGCGACTGGCGTGTCCAGCCACAGCACGCCGACGGGCGAGTTCTCGGTGCTCGAGAAGGTGGCCGACAAACGCTCTAATCTCTACGGCCGCATCTACAACAGCGAGGGTAAGCTGGTCAAGCGTAACGCGAAGGCGGGGCGCGATGCCGTTCCCCCAGGCGGTCGCTTTGCCGGTGCCCGGATGCCCCACTTCATGCGCATGACGTTCGACGGGGTCGGCATGCATGCAGGGCCCATCCCAAGGCCCGGGAGCCCGGCATCGCATGGCTGTATTCGCATGCCCGCTCAGGTGGCTGACGCACTGTTCGACCATGTCGACTCCGGGACTCGGGTGACCGTGATCGGGTCGACGGGTCCGGATTACGGCAACTACATGGCTCGCGTCCAAAGCCAGCAGAAGGACGCGCGTGCGCGCGCCGCGGCCTCTGAAGCGGAAGGCGGTCCGCTTGAGTCACTTGATGCCGAGATTGCTGCTCTGCGCGGTGAGGATCTCCCGTCCACGTCTGATCGCTCCAGCGCGTCGGAAACCAACAGAGAAGAGATTGCCACCGAAGAGGCAGCAACCGAAAAGCCCGCCCAAGAACGGGACAACAACTCGGGTGCGACGGAGGCTGAGTCGGGCGACGCGCGCGAGTCGGCCCCTTCCCAGGCGGCAGACCCTGTCAGGCCGCCAGCGCCTGTGACTTGA